Genomic window (Aurantimicrobium sp. INA4):
AAGAGAGTTATCCCCAGCTTTTCACCCGTGAGGCTCTGGGTCCACGTGAAACACTCATACTTCGGTGGATAACTCGCATTGATTTTGAGAGAGGTTTTCCGTGGCTGACGACGGCATGCGCGATACGTGGAACTCCATCCTCGAAGCTCTTGCATCAGATCCCGGGGTAACTCCACCTCTGTACGGTTTTGCTTCCCTCATAGAACCAAAGGGAATTATGGCCGGAACCTTTTATCTAGAGGTTCCCAACGACTTCACCCGCAGCATGGTTGAACAACGCTTACGTGGACCTTTGCTTTCTGCGATTGGAAGCCTGGGTGAACTGAGCGAAATTTCGACCTTCGCCGTTGTTGTCAACCCAGATTTGGTTGCATTAGACGAGCCAGCTCCGGCTGTTGAAGTTGAAGAAGTCAAAGAGGATCGAAATCCGGTCACTGCGCCAACCATTATGGCGACGGAAAGTGAACTGGAATCACGACTTAACCCTCGTTATAACTTCGACAGTTTTGTTATTGGTGGTTCAAACCGTTTTGCTCATGCAGCAGCTGTTGCTGTTGCTGAAGCACCTGCAAAGGCTTATAACCCTTTATTTATCTATGGTGAATCTGGATTGGGTAAAACCCACTTGTTGCACGCCATTGGTCACTATGCGCAGAGTTTGTATCCCACCATTCGTGTACGTTATGTCAGTAGCGAAGAGTTCACCAACGATTTCATCAACTCCATTGCCAATAACCGTGGCGCTGCTTTTCAATCCCGTTACCGCAATATCGACATTTTGTTGATTGATGACATTCAATTCTTGCAAGGTAAAGCAGAAACTCAAGAAGCATTTTTCCACACCTTCAACACGTTGCATGATCACAACAAACAAGTTGTTATTACGAGCGATGTTCAGCCTAAACATCTCACTGGTTTCGAAGACCGCATGCGCACCCGTTTTGAATGGGGCCTGATTACAGATGTTCAAACACCTGACCTTGAAACGCGTATTGCCATTCTTCGTAAGAAAGCAGAACGCGAAAAGCTCAGTGTTCCAGACGACATCATGGAATTCATTGCTACCAAGGTAACCAGCAATATTCGTGAGCTTGAAGGAACACTCATTCGTGTAACCGCGTTTGCCAACCTCAACAAGCAGGCTGTAGATCTTCCTCTGGTACAAACCGTTCTCAAAGACCTCATCACTCTTGACGAAGATGACATCATTGCGCCGATTGACATCATCAACAACACGGCAGATTACTTCCGCCTCGGTATTGACGAACTAACTGGCACTTCTCGAGC
Coding sequences:
- the dnaA gene encoding chromosomal replication initiator protein DnaA; the protein is MRDTWNSILEALASDPGVTPPLYGFASLIEPKGIMAGTFYLEVPNDFTRSMVEQRLRGPLLSAIGSLGELSEISTFAVVVNPDLVALDEPAPAVEVEEVKEDRNPVTAPTIMATESELESRLNPRYNFDSFVIGGSNRFAHAAAVAVAEAPAKAYNPLFIYGESGLGKTHLLHAIGHYAQSLYPTIRVRYVSSEEFTNDFINSIANNRGAAFQSRYRNIDILLIDDIQFLQGKAETQEAFFHTFNTLHDHNKQVVITSDVQPKHLTGFEDRMRTRFEWGLITDVQTPDLETRIAILRKKAEREKLSVPDDIMEFIATKVTSNIRELEGTLIRVTAFANLNKQAVDLPLVQTVLKDLITLDEDDIIAPIDIINNTADYFRLGIDELTGTSRAQAIATARQIAMYLCREMTNLSLPKIGQLFGGRDHTTVMHACKKIAELMKERRSIYNQVTELTTRIKQRNSYSRNN